Proteins encoded in a region of the Streptomyces sp. NBC_00258 genome:
- a CDS encoding S8 family peptidase: MTDQAQPAQGPGASGPGPDGAGFTYREAEPELIVVARPEARLRAEAEGVRSAAGSDVSALNMFLSDEQLALQPLFGSEERLQSAVQPPASGAETLPDLGLFYRVRGVESRAQELRSRIAALPEIATAYVKPGAVPASVGSVGHSTDESRRRKEGAPVTPDFTSRQGYLRPAPEGVDAYWAWQRPGGSGQGVTVIDVEGAWQLGHEDLAAKLAGVVVGTPIQDLAWRNHGTAVIGVIGGDRNEYGITGIVPDTVTAAASFHGIGSAAAIHAAADRLSAGDIILIELHRPGTRFDFAVRDDQRGYIALEWWPDDFAAIRYATAKGVLVVEAAGNGGESLDDAVYERRPDEFPEWWRNPFNPSNQSSGAIVVGAGAPPPGTHGRDHGPDRSRLAFSNYGARVDAQGWGREVTTTGGFWDKPGDLQGGAEEIAWFTDTFSGTSSASPVVVGALAALQGMLRAVGQEPMDPERARRLLRATGSPQQDAPGRPASQRIGNRPDIKAAVAHLLPEAVGSGQAERYWDELLPYPRELPPRLRLFVAGGWRSLNNPSAEIRQAVHSAFAGGRPDVRVWFSDDEIVGLVVTG; this comes from the coding sequence ATGACCGACCAGGCACAGCCCGCGCAGGGCCCGGGAGCGTCCGGGCCAGGGCCCGACGGAGCGGGATTCACCTACCGAGAAGCCGAGCCGGAACTGATCGTCGTCGCACGGCCCGAGGCCCGGCTCCGCGCCGAGGCCGAAGGGGTCCGTTCGGCGGCCGGCTCCGACGTGTCGGCGCTGAACATGTTCCTCAGCGACGAACAGCTCGCCCTGCAACCGCTGTTCGGCAGCGAGGAACGGCTGCAGTCGGCGGTCCAGCCCCCGGCCTCGGGCGCCGAGACACTGCCCGACCTCGGGCTCTTCTACCGGGTACGCGGCGTCGAGAGCCGGGCCCAGGAGCTGCGTTCGCGGATCGCGGCACTGCCCGAGATCGCCACGGCGTATGTGAAGCCGGGTGCCGTACCGGCCTCGGTGGGGTCCGTCGGACACAGCACCGACGAGAGCCGGCGGCGCAAGGAAGGCGCCCCCGTCACACCCGACTTCACCAGCCGCCAGGGCTATCTGCGCCCCGCACCCGAGGGCGTGGACGCGTACTGGGCCTGGCAGCGGCCCGGAGGCTCCGGCCAGGGCGTCACCGTGATCGACGTGGAGGGCGCCTGGCAGCTCGGCCACGAGGACCTGGCCGCGAAACTCGCGGGAGTCGTGGTCGGCACCCCGATCCAGGACCTGGCCTGGCGCAACCACGGCACCGCCGTCATCGGTGTGATCGGCGGCGACCGCAACGAGTACGGGATCACCGGCATCGTGCCGGACACGGTGACCGCCGCCGCGTCGTTCCACGGCATCGGCTCCGCGGCCGCGATCCACGCGGCGGCCGACCGGCTCAGCGCCGGGGACATCATCCTGATCGAACTGCACCGCCCTGGAACACGGTTCGACTTCGCGGTGCGCGACGACCAGCGCGGCTACATCGCGCTGGAATGGTGGCCGGACGACTTCGCGGCCATCCGGTACGCGACCGCCAAGGGCGTCCTGGTGGTGGAGGCCGCGGGCAACGGCGGGGAGTCCCTGGACGACGCGGTGTACGAGCGCCGGCCCGACGAGTTCCCGGAGTGGTGGCGCAACCCGTTCAACCCGTCCAACCAGTCGTCCGGTGCGATCGTGGTCGGCGCGGGCGCGCCCCCGCCCGGCACCCACGGCCGCGACCACGGCCCGGACCGCTCGCGTCTGGCGTTCTCCAACTACGGGGCGCGGGTGGACGCGCAGGGCTGGGGCCGTGAGGTCACCACGACCGGCGGCTTCTGGGACAAGCCCGGCGACCTGCAGGGCGGCGCCGAGGAGATCGCCTGGTTCACCGACACGTTCTCCGGGACCTCCTCCGCCTCTCCGGTGGTGGTGGGCGCCCTGGCCGCGCTGCAGGGCATGCTCAGGGCGGTCGGCCAGGAACCGATGGACCCGGAGCGGGCGCGCAGGCTGCTGCGGGCGACGGGCTCCCCGCAGCAGGACGCGCCGGGCCGGCCCGCGTCACAGCGGATCGGCAACCGGCCCGACATCAAGGCGGCGGTCGCCCATCTGCTGCCGGAGGCGGTCGGCTCGGGCCAGGCCGAGCGGTACTGGGACGAGTTGCTGCCGTATCCCCGTGAACTCCCGCCCAGGCTCCGGCTGTTCGTGGCCGGCGGCTGGCGGAGCCTGAACAACCCGTCCGCCGAGATCCGCCAGGCGGTGCACTCCGCCTTCGCGGGCGGACGGCCCGACGTACGCGTCTGGTTCTCGGACGACGAGATCGTCGGCCTGGTCGTCACGGGCTGA
- a CDS encoding SMP-30/gluconolactonase/LRE family protein has protein sequence MALADRSFARRRLLTTAAALGGAALLGGTAHAAETPEKGPQKGPQKGSQKHWPVQFPLPNGFQPEGIAIGSAPFAYFGSLANGDIYRASLATGRGSVISKGPGAGHPSVGLKIDRHGRLFVSGGAGGDLRTVDVRTGKIEKTYAVGGTFVNDVILTPDAAWFTDSFAPRLYRLALDRYGRPGAVRTVALGGDWQQGTDFTANGIERTPDGSALLVVNAFADGGTLMRVDRRTGAAVAVDLGGARIPNGDGLLLIGRTLYVVQQQQNAIDVFRLNSAGTKGTGITRITDPRFRIPTTAAAWGERLYLPNARFDVEPTPDTEYDAVAVSQV, from the coding sequence GTGGCACTCGCAGACCGTTCCTTCGCACGTCGAAGACTCCTCACCACGGCCGCCGCCCTGGGAGGAGCGGCACTCCTGGGCGGCACGGCGCACGCGGCCGAAACGCCGGAGAAAGGGCCGCAGAAGGGACCACAGAAGGGGTCTCAGAAGCACTGGCCGGTCCAGTTCCCGCTGCCGAACGGCTTCCAGCCGGAGGGCATAGCCATCGGCTCCGCCCCGTTCGCGTACTTCGGGTCGCTGGCCAACGGCGACATCTACCGCGCGAGCCTCGCAACGGGGCGTGGCTCCGTGATCAGCAAGGGCCCCGGCGCCGGACACCCCAGCGTGGGACTGAAGATCGACCGGCACGGCCGGCTGTTCGTCAGCGGCGGGGCCGGCGGCGATCTGCGTACCGTCGACGTCCGTACGGGAAAGATCGAGAAGACGTACGCGGTCGGCGGCACGTTCGTGAACGACGTGATCCTCACGCCGGACGCCGCCTGGTTCACCGACTCCTTCGCGCCCCGGCTCTACCGGCTCGCGCTCGACCGGTACGGGCGGCCCGGGGCCGTCAGGACCGTGGCGCTCGGCGGTGACTGGCAGCAGGGCACGGACTTCACCGCCAACGGGATCGAGCGCACACCGGACGGCAGCGCGCTCCTGGTGGTGAACGCCTTCGCCGACGGCGGCACGCTGATGCGGGTCGACCGGCGCACCGGAGCCGCCGTCGCGGTCGACCTCGGCGGGGCCAGGATCCCCAACGGCGACGGGCTGTTGCTCATCGGCCGGACCCTCTACGTCGTCCAGCAGCAGCAGAACGCGATCGACGTGTTCCGGCTGAACTCCGCCGGCACCAAGGGCACGGGGATCACCCGGATCACCGACCCGCGCTTCCGGATCCCGACGACGGCCGCGGCGTGGGGTGAGCGTCTCTACCTGCCGAACGCGCGCTTCGACGTCGAGCCGACGCCCGACACGGAGTACGACGCGGTGGCGGTGTCTCAGGTCTGA